The following coding sequences lie in one Nerophis lumbriciformis linkage group LG02, RoL_Nlum_v2.1, whole genome shotgun sequence genomic window:
- the LOC133618516 gene encoding uncharacterized protein produces the protein MFSSPEEEEMSTKWSHITPERYRNDEEDVFDADGEEEIRPKKKCRKEKLQILIQAPPLPVLPPLNFPNSSEYQTTSASTSQYYTIPRHPGRPHSPARSSTYRLSPDRNHASSSSQYQTTPASTSQYQTTPRSSRNALESELFQLNMKVQKIVENQGEIMRMLRGLAAQSVGPEAVDVQDLIEKPFETLEQLKAFCEQLDTDLLLRKQLVKAVTALGGQNLADTVRTMLRKIATNKVLEQLGLRGKTGKVAFEDLPFYRIIISKC, from the exons ATGTTTTCGAGCCCAGAGGAAGAAGAAATGTCAACCAAATGGAGCCACATCACCCCTGAACGTTATAGAAACGATGAGGAAGATGTGTTTGATGCTGACG GCGAAGAGGAAATTCGGccaaaaaagaagtgcagaaaagaGAAATTACAGATCCTCATCCAGGCACCCCCACTGCCAGTGCTCccaccattgaactttccaaacTCCAGCGAGTACCAGACCACTTCAGCCAGTACCAGCCAATACTACACCATTCCAAGGCATCCAGGCCGACCTCACAGCCCAGCGAGAAGCAGCACTTACAGGCTCAGTCCAGACAGGAATCATGCATCCAGCTCAAGCCAGTACCAAACCACTCCAGCCAGTACGAGTCAGTACCAGACCACTCCAAGAAGCAGCAGGAATGCCCTTGAAAGTGAAC ttttccaGTTAAACATGAAAGTTCAAAAAATAGTTGAGAACCAGGGAGAAATTATGCGCATGCTGAGAGGGCTGGCAGCACAGTCTGTGGGGCCAGAAGCTGTGGATGTTCAAGATCTCATTGAGAAGCCTTTCGAGACTCTTGAGCAGCTTAAGGCCTTCTGTGAACAGCTCGACACTGATCTTCTGCTCAGAAAGCAGCTG gtgAAAGCTGTTACTGCTCTTGGTGGGCAGAATTTGGCAGACACGGTGAGGACAATGCTGAGGAAAATTGCCACAAACAAAGTCCTGGAGCAGCTTGGTCTCCGTGGAAAGACAGGCAAAGTGGCGTTTGAGGACTTGCCCTTTtacagaataataataagtaagtgttaa